A genomic region of Nitrospirota bacterium contains the following coding sequences:
- a CDS encoding sensor domain-containing diguanylate cyclase gives MPNIFLIGPDLNKSTFEDILSRNRFEVSKFSSIETALSRLSEKADVLIIEKEQYKNKSFKKFLKASAEIPKLIVSPDYSFRGFAVWLKESLTRPVYNPSEKELLYFIRLILKEKNTRDENKTLGQKLDTARKEIEFFEDVGKTLTSSLELNEILVAVMRKTKEIIGAEAWSVLVVDETTGDLVFERADTKKVEKYRLKPGEGIAGWVAQEGIPVIVPDVSLDKRFCSRMDQQTRFKTRSLMCVPIKSQGRVIGVLEVVNKVTGEPFTKEDLNLLMRLVDQAALAIERTTLYQKMAELAVTDDLTKLFNTRYLNRTIETEIQRSNRYKTSISLIFIDIDYFKNINDQYGHLIGSKILVELGQLIIRGLRSIDIVARYGGDEFVVVLPQTSPKAAVQIAERIRKSVEHNTFLKKEGYALKMTASFGVASYPESAKTKEDLIRLADEAMYRVKNTTRNGVYAIV, from the coding sequence ATGCCTAATATATTTTTAATAGGTCCAGACCTTAACAAAAGTACTTTTGAGGATATCCTGTCCCGCAACAGATTTGAGGTCTCAAAATTCAGCTCTATTGAAACGGCCCTCTCACGGCTTAGCGAAAAAGCAGACGTCCTGATAATTGAAAAAGAACAATACAAAAATAAATCATTTAAAAAATTCCTAAAGGCATCCGCCGAAATACCAAAGCTTATAGTATCGCCTGATTATTCTTTCCGCGGCTTTGCCGTATGGTTGAAGGAGTCATTAACCCGCCCTGTCTACAATCCCTCTGAAAAGGAGCTGTTGTATTTTATCAGACTAATCCTGAAAGAAAAAAACACAAGAGATGAAAATAAGACGCTCGGGCAGAAACTTGATACTGCCAGGAAGGAGATTGAATTTTTTGAAGATGTCGGAAAAACCCTTACATCCTCTCTTGAGCTTAACGAAATACTGGTTGCTGTGATGAGAAAGACAAAGGAAATTATAGGAGCAGAGGCCTGGTCTGTACTTGTCGTTGACGAAACAACCGGGGACCTTGTCTTTGAAAGAGCAGACACTAAAAAGGTGGAAAAATACAGACTGAAACCGGGCGAGGGCATCGCAGGCTGGGTTGCTCAGGAGGGAATTCCGGTAATCGTGCCCGACGTTTCGCTTGACAAAAGATTCTGTTCAAGAATGGACCAACAGACGCGCTTCAAAACAAGATCGTTGATGTGCGTGCCTATAAAAAGCCAGGGGCGTGTCATTGGAGTGCTCGAGGTTGTAAACAAAGTAACAGGAGAACCCTTCACAAAAGAAGACCTAAACCTGCTTATGAGACTTGTTGATCAGGCAGCGCTTGCTATAGAGCGCACAACGCTATACCAGAAAATGGCAGAGCTTGCAGTAACAGACGACCTCACAAAACTATTCAATACGAGATACCTGAACAGGACCATTGAAACAGAGATACAGCGTTCAAACAGATATAAGACATCCATATCATTGATATTCATAGATATTGACTATTTTAAAAACATAAACGACCAGTACGGACACCTTATAGGAAGTAAAATCCTTGTTGAACTGGGGCAGTTAATCATAAGAGGACTGCGCAGCATTGATATAGTTGCACGATATGGCGGAGATGAATTTGTAGTAGTGCTTCCCCAGACGTCTCCTAAAGCAGCAGTACAGATTGCCGAAAGAATAAGAAAATCAGTCGAGCACAACACATTCCTTAAAAAAGAAGGTTATGCTCTTAAGATGACTGCAAGCTTTGGCGTTGCCTCGTATCCTGAAAGCGCAAAGACCAAAGAAGACCTTATTCGCCTCGCAGATGAAGCAATGTACAGGGTGAAAAATACTACCAGAAACGGGGTTTATGCTATAGTATAG
- the secA gene encoding preprotein translocase subunit SecA, translating into MVGGLLKKLFGTKNEREIKRLLPLVEHINSLEPKISSLSDSRLKDKTPEFKKRLELGETLDDILPEAFAVVREVSKRTLKMRHFDVQLLGGITLHEGKIAEMKTGEGKTLVATLPVYLNAIEGRGVYIVTVNDYLARRDARWMGPIYNFLGMSVGVIVHGLTDEQRQAAYNSDITFGTNNEFGFDYLRDNMKYDISQYVQRELNYAIVDEVDSILIDEARTPLIISGPSEESTDKYYKIDRIIPKLQRDTDYTIDEKAKTVILTEEGSIKIEKLLGTGNLYDPSNIEFVHHVLQGLKAHALFKKDVDYILKDGEVLIVDEFTGRLMPGRRWSDGLHQAIEAKEGVKIESENQTLATITFQNYFRMYNKLAGMTGTADTEAEEFGKIYNLDVVVIPTNKTMIREDSPDSIYKTEKGKFNAALKEIEELHKKGQPVLVGTISIEKSEVLSHMLKKKGIPHSVLNAKYHEKEAEIIEQAGRSGAVTIATNMAGRGTDIVLGGNPEGLAKEFLRDKKGHTDADEDYKQALSKAAEICIKDREKVVSLGGLHILGTERHEARRIDNQLRGRSGRQGDPGSSRFYLSLEDDLMRIFGSDRISGLMNRLGMEEDMPIENKLVSRAIENAQKRVEAHNFDIRKHLLEYDDIMNKQRTEIYSFRREILQEEGLKERIYSMAEDTLDELLSIYCPGEKHPEEWELKGLHDAVFGAFSLTYSPASKSFEEIRASLMSAIKEAYEKKEAEIGSEMMRYIEKTIMLQVVDTQWKDHLLAMDHLKEGIGLRGYGQRDPLTEYKKEAFDVFAEMTDRISIEVLNRVFKIQVKKEEDIKEIHRRQQLIYNKSETGEMQQPVQKGKKTGRNDPCTCGSGKKYKKCCGVNA; encoded by the coding sequence ATGGTTGGCGGATTACTTAAAAAACTATTTGGCACAAAAAACGAGAGAGAGATTAAACGTCTCCTGCCGCTTGTTGAGCATATAAACTCTCTCGAACCGAAAATAAGCAGCCTCAGCGACAGCCGGCTAAAGGATAAAACCCCTGAATTCAAAAAACGGCTTGAACTTGGCGAAACGCTTGATGATATACTGCCGGAGGCATTTGCTGTTGTAAGGGAAGTCTCAAAAAGAACTCTTAAGATGAGGCATTTCGACGTCCAGCTTCTCGGCGGCATAACGCTTCATGAAGGCAAGATTGCAGAGATGAAAACAGGTGAAGGGAAGACGCTTGTTGCCACCCTCCCTGTTTATCTGAATGCCATTGAAGGCAGGGGTGTGTATATCGTTACGGTCAACGACTACCTCGCAAGAAGGGACGCCAGGTGGATGGGGCCTATTTACAATTTTCTCGGCATGAGCGTGGGCGTCATTGTACACGGCCTTACCGACGAACAGAGACAAGCCGCCTACAACTCTGACATAACCTTTGGTACGAACAATGAGTTCGGCTTTGACTATCTCAGGGACAACATGAAATACGATATTTCACAGTATGTCCAGCGGGAACTTAACTATGCAATAGTTGACGAGGTGGACAGCATTCTTATTGACGAGGCCAGGACCCCTCTCATAATTTCCGGGCCGTCTGAAGAATCAACTGACAAATATTACAAGATAGACAGGATTATCCCGAAACTCCAGAGAGATACTGACTATACGATTGACGAAAAGGCAAAAACCGTAATACTTACGGAAGAAGGAAGCATAAAAATTGAAAAGCTCCTCGGCACAGGCAATCTTTATGACCCTTCAAATATAGAATTTGTCCACCATGTGCTTCAGGGACTCAAGGCCCATGCCCTTTTCAAAAAAGATGTTGATTATATTCTCAAAGACGGAGAGGTACTTATAGTTGACGAGTTCACAGGCAGATTAATGCCTGGAAGGCGCTGGAGCGACGGACTGCATCAGGCAATAGAAGCAAAAGAAGGAGTAAAGATAGAGAGCGAAAACCAGACGCTCGCCACAATTACATTTCAGAATTATTTCAGAATGTACAACAAACTCGCCGGCATGACAGGAACCGCTGACACGGAAGCCGAAGAATTTGGGAAAATATACAACCTTGACGTTGTTGTAATCCCTACGAACAAGACTATGATAAGGGAAGATTCCCCGGATTCAATATACAAAACTGAGAAAGGCAAATTTAACGCTGCGCTAAAAGAGATAGAGGAACTGCATAAGAAAGGACAGCCTGTCCTGGTCGGAACGATATCAATAGAGAAATCAGAAGTCCTTAGCCATATGCTCAAAAAGAAAGGCATACCTCATTCTGTCCTGAATGCGAAATACCATGAAAAAGAGGCAGAGATAATAGAACAGGCGGGAAGAAGCGGAGCTGTCACGATTGCAACAAATATGGCAGGAAGAGGCACCGACATAGTCCTGGGAGGCAACCCCGAAGGGCTTGCAAAGGAATTTTTAAGGGATAAAAAAGGTCATACTGATGCTGATGAAGACTACAAACAGGCCTTGTCAAAAGCAGCCGAGATTTGCATAAAAGACAGGGAAAAGGTGGTCAGCCTTGGAGGACTGCACATCCTCGGCACAGAAAGACATGAAGCAAGAAGGATAGATAACCAGCTAAGAGGGCGTTCCGGCAGGCAGGGAGACCCTGGCTCTTCACGATTCTACTTATCATTGGAAGACGACCTGATGCGGATATTCGGCTCTGACAGGATTTCAGGATTGATGAACAGGCTCGGCATGGAGGAAGATATGCCGATAGAAAATAAACTTGTGTCCAGGGCCATAGAAAACGCACAGAAGAGAGTTGAAGCGCATAACTTTGACATAAGGAAACATCTCCTTGAATATGATGATATCATGAACAAGCAAAGGACAGAGATATATTCATTCAGGCGTGAGATCCTGCAGGAAGAAGGGTTAAAGGAAAGAATATATTCTATGGCTGAAGATACTCTTGATGAACTTCTGTCTATATACTGTCCGGGAGAAAAGCACCCGGAAGAATGGGAACTGAAAGGGCTGCATGACGCTGTATTCGGCGCCTTCTCTTTAACATATTCTCCAGCCTCAAAATCCTTTGAAGAGATAAGGGCATCTCTCATGTCTGCCATAAAAGAGGCTTATGAAAAGAAAGAAGCAGAAATTGGAAGCGAGATGATGAGATACATAGAAAAAACTATCATGCTTCAGGTGGTTGATACTCAATGGAAGGACCACCTCCTGGCGATGGACCATCTGAAAGAAGGCATCGGGCTCAGAGGCTATGGGCAGAGAGACCCGCTTACCGAATATAAGAAAGAGGCTTTTGACGTCTTTGCTGAAATGACAGACAGGATATCTATCGAGGTGCTTAACAGGGTTTTCAAAATTCAGGTTAAAAAAGAGGAAGACATAAAAGAGATTCACAGAAGACAGCAATTGATTTACAATAAGAGTGAGACAGGTGAAATGCAGCAGCCGGTTCAAAAAGGAAAAAAAACCGGAAGGAATGACCCGTGCACATGCGGCAGCGGGAAAAAATATAAGAAATGCTGTGGTGTAAATGCCTAA